A part of Cannabis sativa cultivar Pink pepper isolate KNU-18-1 chromosome 6, ASM2916894v1, whole genome shotgun sequence genomic DNA contains:
- the LOC115725513 gene encoding calcium/calmodulin-regulated receptor-like kinase 1, which yields MKDESAGLIIGISIGVVIGVLLAISGFFCFRYHRKRSQIGNSSSRRAATIPIRANGIDSCSILSDSTIGPDSPVKSGRNGSSFWLDGFRKSNVISASGIPEYSYKDLQKATYNFTTLIGQGAFGPVYKAQMSTGEIVAVKVLATDSKQGEKEFQTEVMLLGRLHHRNLVNLIGFCAEKGQHMLIYVYMSKGSLASHLYNEDREPLSWDLRVHIALDVARGMEYLHDGAVPSVIHRDIKSNNILLDQSMRARVADFGLSREEMVNSHAANVRGTFGYLDPEYISTRTFTKKSDVYSFGVLLFELIAGRTPQQGLMEYVELAAMNTEGKVGWEEIVDSRLDGKFDVEGLNEMAALGYKCINRIPKKRPSMRDIVQILSRILKLRHDKRHHKSLSAMTDEVTIDVDGPETNSHVPDHRREESVESTIDYEV from the exons ATGAAAGACGAGTCGGCCGGGCTAATCATTGGGATTTCTATTGGTGTGGTGATTGGAGTACTTTTGGCCATTTCTGGGTTCTTTTGCTTTCGGTATCATAGAAAGCGTTCCCAGATTGGGAACAGCAGTTCTAGAAGAGCAGCGACTATTCCTATACGGGCCAATGGTATTGATTCTTGTTCCATTCTGTCTGATTCCACCATTGGGCCGGATTCCCCTGTCAAATCAGGGCGGAATGGCTCCTCATTCTGGCTTGATGGGTTCAGGAAGAGCAATGTGATTTCAGCATCAGGAATACCTGAGTATTCTTATAA GGATCTGCAAAAAGCAACCTATAATTTTACAACACTAATAGGACAAGGTGCATTTGGTCCTGTATACAAAGCCCAGATGTCAACAGGAGAGATTGTTGCTGTTAAAGTTCTAGCAACTGACTCTAAGCAAGGGGAGAAAGAGTTTCAGACTGAG GTTATGTTATTGGGGAGGTTGCATCACAGAAACCTTGTGAATTTGATTGGATTTTGTGCAGAGAAAGGGCAGCATATGCTTATATATGTCTACATGAGCAAAGGCAGCTTGGCATCTCATTTGTACA ATGAAGACCGGGAGCCACTGAGCTGGGATTTGAGGGTTCATATAGCTTTAGATGTAGCAAGGGGTATGGAGTATCTTCACGATGGG GCTGTTCCTTCTGTAATACACCGGGATATCAAATCTAATAACATTCTCCTAGATCAATCTATGAGAGCCAGG GTTGCAGATTTTGGGCTTTCAAGAGAAGAGATGGTGAACAGTCATGCAGCAAATGTAAGGGGTACTTTTGGCTATCTTGATCCAGAGTACATATCTACAAGGACTTTCACCAAGAAAAGTGATGTGTACAGCTTTGGAGTTCTGCTTTTCGAACTTATAGCTGGCAGAACTCCTCAACAAGGACTCATGGAATATGTCGAGCTT GCTGCAATGAACACAGAGGGGAAAGTAGGATGGGAGGAGATTGTGGATTCTCGTCTTGACGGGAAGTTCGACGTAGAAGGGCTTAATGAAATGGCAGCACTTGGATACAAATGTATCAATCGTATTCCGAAAAAAAGACCTTCCATGAGAGACATTGTGCAAATCTTATCAAGGATACTCAAGCTGAGACACGACAAGAGGCACCATAAGTCCTTATCGGCCATGACAGATGAAGTTACCATTGATGTGGATGGACCAGAAACCAACTCGCACGTCCCTGATCACAGAAGAGAAGAGTCTGTGGAGAGTACAATTGATTATGAAGTTTAG
- the LOC115724580 gene encoding uncharacterized protein LOC115724580, which translates to MSVSDATRGAQSHTQLDGSSKKKRKAANHEELSNALTQPACILAEVIEKASIRFSKAIGEDLNEKHMQLEKELERTTTVTTAQRHKVARMIMQDNALVSYFFSVPDDEKDEWARLLIDGSL; encoded by the coding sequence ATGTCTGTTTCAGATGCAACAAGAGGTGCTCAATCTCACACTCAATTAGATGGGTCTTCAAAGAAGAAAAGGAAAGCTGCAAATCATGAAGAACTTTCAAATGCACTTACACAACCAGCTTGTATTCTCGCAGAGGTAATTGAAAAAGCTTCAATTCGTTTTAGTAAAGCTATTGGTGAAGACTTGAATGAAAAGCATATGCAGCTCGAGAAAGAGTTAGAAAGGACCACTACAGTTACTACAGCTCAACGTCATAAGGTAGCTCGCATGATTATGCAAGATAATGCTCTGGTTTCTTACTTTTTCAGTGTCCCAGATGATGAGAAGGATGAATGGGCGAGACTTCTGATTGATGGCTCTCTTTAG